One genomic region from Gossypium hirsutum isolate 1008001.06 chromosome D13, Gossypium_hirsutum_v2.1, whole genome shotgun sequence encodes:
- the LOC107888373 gene encoding proteasome subunit beta type-6 has product MDLDMNVNAPHSMGTTIIGVTYNGGVVLGADSRTSTGMYVANRASDKITQLTDNVYVCRSGSAADSQIVSDYVRYFLHQHTIQLGQPATVKVAANLIRLLSYNNKNMLQTGLIVGGWDKYEGGKIYGIPLGGTLIEQPFAIGGSGSSYLYGFFDQAWKEGMTKEEAEQLVVKAVSLAIARDGASGGVVRTVVINSDGVTRNFYPGDKLQLWHDELEPQHSLLDILNAPSPEPMNI; this is encoded by the exons ATGGATCTGGATATGAACGTGAACGCCCCTCACTCAATGGGCACAACAATCATCGGAGTCACCTACAATGGCGGTGTCGTCCTCGGCGCCGACTCTCGTACCAGCACCG GGATGTATGTTGCTAATCGGGCATCTGACAAAATTACACAGCTCACGGATAACGTCTACGTTTGCCGTTCTGGATCC GCTGCTGATTCTCAGATTGTTTCTGACTACGTCCGTTATTTCCTTCATCAACATAC GATACAACTTGGGCAGCCTGCAACTGTCAAAGTTGCTGCTAACCTTATCAGGCTACTATCCTACAATAACAAG AACATGCTTCAAACTGGTCTTATTGTTGGAGGGTGGGATAAGTATGAAGGTGGTAAAATATATGGAATTCCACTTGGTGGAACACTGATTGAGCAGCCTTTTGCTATTGGAG GATCTGGCTCCAGTTACCTATATGGGTTTTTTGATCAGGCGTGGAAGGAAGGAATGACAAAGGAGGAAGCTGAG CAACTAGTGGTCAAGGCAGTGTCGCTCGCCATTGCTCGTGATGGTGCTAGTGGAGGTGTTGTTCGCACTGTTGTT ATCAACTCCGACGGAGTGACAAGGAACTTCTACCCTGGTGATAAACTTCAATTGTGGCACGACGAATTGGAGCCGCAGCATTCGTTATTGGATATACTGAACGCTCCTAGTCCTGAACCGATGAACATTTAA